The following are encoded together in the Rhodothermaceae bacterium genome:
- a CDS encoding metal ABC transporter permease, with protein sequence MSTFQLEIQLVAAIVAAACALPGTFLVLRRMAMMSDAISHAILPGIVVGFFLTGNLSSPLLILGGAAAGLLTVVLVEWIRKTDRVREDAAIGLVFSSLFAVGVILIARFASDVHLDTDAVLLGELAFVPFDRLEIAGYDLGPQALYATGGVGLLCMGYILLFYKELKLATFDGALCATLGFLPGVLHYVLMGLVSMTAVAAFDAVGSILVVALMVGPPVSAYLVTNRFGHMILYSVALGITASISGYWVAHLFDASIAGCMAVMVGLQFAILFCVAPEQGLLAAWKRRKRQKWQFAIKMLVIHLLQHEATPEAEQECRIDHLQGHMAWEESFAQGVVTRAASQNLLHTVGEYLELTHTGRELAREAIVHS encoded by the coding sequence ATGAGTACGTTTCAGTTGGAAATCCAATTGGTAGCTGCTATCGTTGCCGCCGCGTGTGCGCTTCCCGGGACGTTCCTCGTTCTGAGGCGGATGGCGATGATGAGTGATGCGATCAGTCACGCAATTCTGCCTGGCATAGTGGTCGGCTTTTTTCTAACTGGAAATCTGTCGTCCCCACTACTCATATTGGGTGGGGCGGCAGCGGGCCTACTCACAGTCGTATTGGTTGAATGGATACGAAAGACAGATCGTGTGCGTGAAGATGCCGCGATTGGGTTGGTGTTCTCGAGTCTGTTTGCCGTCGGTGTGATCTTGATTGCACGGTTTGCTAGTGATGTGCATCTGGATACGGATGCCGTGCTGTTGGGGGAATTGGCGTTTGTGCCATTTGATCGTCTGGAAATTGCAGGATATGACCTGGGCCCCCAGGCTCTGTATGCGACAGGGGGCGTTGGGCTACTCTGCATGGGGTATATACTTCTGTTCTACAAAGAACTGAAGCTGGCCACATTTGATGGTGCTCTCTGTGCAACGCTGGGATTTTTGCCGGGGGTACTTCACTATGTGTTGATGGGACTGGTATCCATGACCGCGGTCGCTGCATTTGATGCCGTTGGATCAATTCTGGTTGTTGCCCTCATGGTTGGGCCTCCAGTAAGTGCTTACTTGGTCACCAATCGGTTTGGGCACATGATCCTCTACAGTGTAGCTCTGGGCATTACCGCCTCGATATCAGGGTACTGGGTGGCACATCTCTTTGATGCGTCAATTGCAGGGTGTATGGCGGTCATGGTCGGCTTACAGTTTGCCATTCTGTTTTGTGTAGCCCCGGAGCAGGGATTATTAGCTGCATGGAAACGAAGAAAGCGCCAGAAGTGGCAGTTTGCCATCAAGATGTTGGTCATCCATCTACTGCAACATGAGGCGACACCCGAGGCAGAGCAAGAGTGTCGTATTGATCACCTGCAGGGCCACATGGCATGGGAGGAGTCTTTTGCGCAAGGGGTAGTTACCCGGGCTGCATCGCAGAACTTGCTGCACACAGTTGGAGAGTATTTAGAGTTAACGCACACGGGTCGCGAGCTCGCCCGCGAAGCAATTGTTCATTCCTGA
- a CDS encoding metal ABC transporter permease — translation MEQFFDDYTLRTVTLGTAILGAVSGALGTFAVLRRQSLLGDAVSHAALPGIGLAFILTSSKASLVLMVGAGLAGWLATAVVLLVTTSTRVKYDSALGLVLSVFFGAGLVLLTFIQKYPNANQAGLDSFLFGQAASLVVGDVITMTVLGGIVLVALLLFWKEFKLLAFDPEFAHSLVLPVRWLDIGLTTLLVVAIVIGLQTVGVVLMSAMIIAPAAAARQWTDNLGVMALISMVTGALCGVGGALLSTTTSNLPTGPTIVVCAGGFVVVSILIAPHRGIIWQQARQTVQNRKLKSEAVLLDLFELARKHDDLGYPHMETALRVIHPKKGTLYRQLRRLEGRGLVKMYDSGAWALTPDGILTCNRLLGERIR, via the coding sequence ATGGAGCAGTTCTTCGACGACTATACGCTCCGCACGGTCACACTCGGTACTGCCATACTCGGTGCTGTAAGCGGTGCGTTGGGCACGTTTGCAGTGCTGCGAAGGCAGAGCTTGCTGGGAGATGCCGTGTCGCATGCAGCTTTGCCGGGAATTGGCCTTGCGTTTATTCTGACCAGCAGTAAAGCTTCTCTAGTTTTAATGGTGGGAGCAGGCTTGGCCGGATGGTTAGCCACAGCAGTTGTTTTACTTGTAACCACAAGTACACGCGTCAAGTACGACAGTGCCCTTGGGCTTGTATTGTCGGTGTTCTTTGGTGCCGGTCTGGTACTTCTGACCTTTATACAGAAATATCCCAATGCCAATCAGGCGGGACTTGATTCGTTTCTGTTTGGTCAGGCAGCATCCCTTGTTGTAGGAGATGTCATTACGATGACGGTCTTGGGTGGGATTGTGTTGGTGGCTTTGCTCTTGTTTTGGAAAGAGTTCAAGCTGCTTGCCTTTGACCCAGAGTTTGCGCACAGTCTGGTATTGCCAGTGCGCTGGTTGGATATCGGGTTAACGACACTTCTGGTAGTTGCAATTGTGATCGGGCTCCAGACCGTGGGAGTAGTTCTGATGAGTGCCATGATCATTGCACCTGCAGCAGCGGCGCGTCAGTGGACGGATAACTTGGGAGTCATGGCGTTGATCTCAATGGTTACAGGGGCTCTCTGTGGGGTCGGTGGGGCATTGTTGAGTACGACCACCTCGAATCTACCGACTGGTCCAACCATTGTGGTATGTGCTGGTGGGTTCGTCGTTGTATCCATACTAATTGCACCACATCGCGGAATTATTTGGCAGCAGGCTCGCCAAACGGTCCAGAATCGTAAACTCAAGAGCGAGGCAGTTCTACTGGACTTATTTGAGTTAGCAAGAAAGCATGACGATTTGGGATACCCGCATATGGAGACCGCCCTGAGAGTCATCCACCCAAAGAAAGGTACGCTTTATCGGCAGCTACGTAGATTGGAAGGCAGGGGGCTGGTAAAGATGTACGACAGCGGGGCGTGGGCGCTGACTCCAGATGGGATTCTGACCTGTAATAGGCTCTTAGGTGAGCGGATCCGATGA
- a CDS encoding metal ABC transporter ATP-binding protein: protein MVNAIEVRDLTVAYRERPVLWDIDLDVASGVLMAVVGPNGAGKTTLIKAILGLMKPAAGQVRILGKPYRNVASSVGYVPQRGTVDWDFPTSVLDVVLMGLYGRLGWIRRPGRSERKEAIAALEKVDMAGFAHRQISQLSGGQRQRVFLARALIQDARVYLMDEPLQGVDATTERAIIDILHSLRSSGKTVLVVHHDLQTVSTYFDEVLLLNVRRIASGPVSEAFTDTNLGLTYGGRIAIIKDAQ from the coding sequence ATGGTGAACGCAATAGAAGTTCGTGACCTTACCGTAGCCTATCGAGAACGTCCGGTCCTGTGGGACATTGATTTGGATGTTGCTTCGGGAGTATTGATGGCGGTTGTTGGTCCCAACGGTGCGGGGAAGACGACCCTGATCAAAGCAATTCTGGGATTGATGAAGCCGGCGGCTGGCCAGGTCCGCATCTTGGGGAAGCCGTACCGCAATGTAGCTTCGTCTGTAGGGTACGTGCCGCAACGTGGAACGGTAGACTGGGATTTCCCAACCAGCGTATTGGATGTGGTCTTGATGGGGCTGTACGGTCGGCTTGGTTGGATTCGCCGGCCCGGTCGTAGCGAGCGCAAGGAAGCGATAGCTGCGCTCGAAAAGGTTGATATGGCCGGGTTTGCTCATCGTCAAATCAGCCAATTATCCGGAGGGCAGCGGCAGCGCGTATTTTTGGCACGTGCCCTGATCCAAGACGCTCGTGTATACCTTATGGATGAGCCCCTGCAGGGTGTAGATGCGACGACCGAACGTGCGATTATTGACATCCTGCACTCTCTGCGCTCATCCGGAAAAACGGTTCTGGTCGTACATCATGATCTCCAGACGGTCTCAACCTATTTCGATGAAGTCTTGCTTTTGAATGTACGCCGCATTGCAAGTGGACCCGTCTCAGAAGCGTTCACAGATACGAATCTGGGACTTACCTATGGAGGGCGCATTGCAATCATCAAGGATGCACAATAA
- a CDS encoding manganese transporter yields the protein MRTLIGCLVGLSLLAYCTPMESSDNLLSDRAIRVVATTSIIADLVREVGGSEVVVESLMGPGVDPHLYKASARDVSRMAEADLVVYNGLHLEGKMGDLFEAIKEQGRATIAVAEVGVPDSLLITSELFQGNYDPHVWFDATLWAQAAQALANALGALDPGREELFSSHGEAYAIELMEVDAYVRRRVAEIPEQKRVLVTSHDAFGYFGQAYGLEVHGLQGISTVLEAGMADVQDLATLVAERRIPAMFIESSVSPRGIEAVREAVKARGFEVSIGGTLYGDALGGASTPASTYLGMIRHNIDTIVKALSNGERNRSS from the coding sequence ATGCGTACACTCATCGGATGCCTCGTAGGACTGAGTTTGTTGGCCTACTGTACTCCAATGGAGAGTTCAGATAATCTACTTTCTGATCGCGCAATCAGGGTTGTGGCTACGACAAGCATCATTGCAGATCTGGTTCGTGAGGTTGGCGGCTCGGAGGTGGTGGTGGAATCGTTAATGGGACCGGGAGTGGATCCGCATCTCTATAAGGCTAGTGCGCGGGATGTTTCGAGAATGGCCGAAGCCGATCTTGTTGTCTACAATGGGTTGCACCTGGAGGGGAAGATGGGAGATCTCTTTGAGGCAATAAAAGAACAAGGAAGAGCAACGATTGCAGTTGCCGAAGTCGGTGTACCCGATAGCCTCTTGATCACATCGGAACTCTTTCAGGGGAATTATGACCCTCATGTATGGTTTGATGCAACGCTTTGGGCCCAAGCTGCACAGGCTCTTGCAAATGCACTTGGAGCATTGGATCCCGGGCGTGAAGAGTTGTTTTCATCACATGGAGAAGCCTACGCCATTGAATTGATGGAGGTGGATGCGTATGTGCGAAGAAGGGTTGCCGAGATTCCCGAACAGAAGCGGGTACTCGTAACATCGCATGATGCATTTGGATACTTTGGGCAGGCTTATGGTCTCGAAGTGCATGGTCTTCAAGGGATTTCCACTGTGCTAGAAGCGGGAATGGCAGATGTGCAGGATCTGGCAACTCTGGTGGCTGAGCGAAGAATTCCAGCAATGTTTATTGAGTCTTCGGTTTCTCCACGTGGCATTGAAGCGGTACGGGAAGCCGTAAAAGCCAGAGGCTTTGAGGTAAGCATTGGTGGTACATTGTACGGAGATGCACTGGGAGGGGCATCTACCCCGGCATCGACCTATTTGGGGATGATTCGACACAACATTGATACAATCGTCAAGGCGCTTTCCAATGGTGAACGCAATAGAAGTTCGTGA
- a CDS encoding T9SS type A sorting domain-containing protein — protein MHYTILRFFPHLLVSVLAVHCAARALQAQAVLDSLNTLKVEPENWCTDYDRSEYSSGVRDIEQQIVEEQGGMFSPYDGMCFESLRESDIEHIVAVSEAHSSGMCARSNEEKRSFDADLLNLTLAEPYLNRYQKIAKDFAEWQPDQNVCWYAARIVDVKSKYDLTIDQAEKDALAQALNNCIDSGSTLAMEVPQCRIGTSVENAPRYAEFRVPTNYPNPITDHTTFVIDSPVQTVVSIQLLDVLGREVLSLPNVSVAAGKKQYIRLTELDIPPGIYLYQIMAESGASKTGKLVKK, from the coding sequence ATGCACTACACGATTCTGCGATTCTTTCCTCACCTGCTTGTGTCCGTCCTTGCGGTGCACTGTGCGGCGCGAGCGCTCCAGGCACAAGCCGTACTGGACAGTTTAAATACGCTGAAGGTAGAACCTGAAAACTGGTGCACTGATTATGATCGTAGTGAATACTCGTCAGGTGTGAGAGATATTGAACAGCAAATCGTAGAGGAACAAGGGGGGATGTTTTCACCCTACGACGGCATGTGCTTTGAGTCTCTGAGAGAATCAGATATAGAGCATATCGTAGCAGTTTCAGAGGCACACAGTTCAGGTATGTGTGCACGGAGCAATGAGGAAAAGCGTTCTTTTGATGCCGACCTACTAAACTTGACTTTGGCAGAACCCTATCTGAATCGCTACCAGAAAATAGCGAAGGACTTCGCTGAGTGGCAACCGGATCAAAATGTATGCTGGTACGCTGCCAGAATCGTAGACGTAAAGAGCAAGTATGATCTAACGATTGATCAAGCCGAAAAAGATGCCCTTGCCCAAGCGCTGAATAATTGTATAGATTCAGGAAGTACCTTGGCGATGGAGGTTCCACAATGTAGAATTGGCACGAGTGTGGAGAATGCCCCACGTTATGCGGAATTCAGAGTCCCCACAAACTATCCCAATCCCATAACGGATCACACTACGTTTGTGATCGATTCACCAGTTCAAACGGTCGTGAGTATCCAGTTGCTAGACGTCTTGGGGAGAGAGGTTTTGTCGTTGCCAAATGTATCAGTGGCGGCAGGCAAGAAACAGTACATTCGCTTGACAGAATTAGATATACCCCCGGGAATCTACCTGTACCAGATAATGGCAGAATCTGGTGCCAGTAAGACAGGAAAACTGGTAAAGAAGTGA
- a CDS encoding radical SAM/Cys-rich domain protein, giving the protein MIALNTLPQGPRATSSLSARVAPLAHPEEQLKVLNAVRTTGGPTNSGQFELDLASCGWPRLKPDRLEIVQINLGKLCNMTCRHCHVDAGPDRTHENMDRETVDACLRAIDRSGAQAVDLTGGAPELNSNFEYLVEECVHRGLRVLDRCNLTILLTRPYEHLPEWFADRGVEVVCSLPHYRKIGTDAQRGDGTYRKSIQALQRLNQAGYGQGDPRRKLVLVTNPVGAFLSGNQSSLEAEWKTALARNYEVSFDQLLTLNNLPMSRYLEWLVDTNQVKLYLNRLLQAFNPSTIAGLMCRNTLSISWDGYLYDCDFNQQLEMRMDIPRPHVRDFDLATWQDHAIRTARHCYGCTAGAGSSCGGAIA; this is encoded by the coding sequence ATGATTGCTTTGAATACACTTCCTCAGGGCCCACGTGCCACGTCTTCGCTGTCTGCTCGGGTTGCTCCACTGGCACATCCCGAGGAGCAATTGAAGGTGCTTAACGCTGTACGTACGACCGGAGGGCCAACAAACAGCGGTCAGTTTGAGCTTGATTTAGCTTCCTGCGGGTGGCCACGGCTGAAGCCGGACAGGTTGGAGATTGTGCAGATCAACCTTGGTAAGCTTTGTAATATGACCTGCCGACACTGTCATGTTGATGCAGGGCCGGATCGTACCCATGAGAACATGGACCGGGAGACCGTTGATGCTTGCCTGCGGGCGATTGACCGATCTGGGGCCCAGGCAGTTGACCTTACGGGCGGAGCTCCTGAACTTAACTCTAATTTTGAGTATCTCGTTGAGGAATGTGTGCACCGAGGGCTTCGTGTTCTTGATCGATGTAACCTCACGATTTTGCTTACTCGCCCCTATGAACATTTACCTGAATGGTTTGCAGACCGGGGCGTAGAAGTTGTTTGTTCGTTGCCCCATTACCGCAAAATCGGTACCGATGCGCAGCGTGGAGATGGGACGTACCGCAAATCCATCCAGGCACTCCAGCGCTTGAATCAGGCCGGGTATGGGCAGGGAGACCCGCGTCGCAAATTGGTCTTGGTGACAAATCCTGTTGGAGCGTTCCTGTCAGGGAATCAGTCCTCCCTGGAAGCAGAATGGAAGACGGCTTTGGCACGCAATTACGAGGTCAGTTTTGATCAACTGCTGACGCTCAATAACTTGCCAATGTCACGATACCTGGAGTGGCTTGTAGACACGAATCAGGTAAAGCTTTACTTGAACAGACTGTTGCAAGCATTCAATCCTTCGACAATTGCAGGGTTGATGTGTCGAAATACACTCTCCATAAGCTGGGATGGATATTTATATGATTGTGATTTTAATCAGCAATTGGAGATGCGCATGGATATCCCTAGGCCGCATGTACGGGATTTTGATCTTGCTACTTGGCAGGACCATGCAATACGTACGGCACGTCATTGTTATGGATGCACAGCCGGGGCAGGAAGCAGCTGCGGTGGGGCGATTGCATAG
- a CDS encoding 4-carboxymuconolactone decarboxylase, whose amino-acid sequence MDHYYHRSHLPRFGEIAEGNQELADAFFTYYNKVFEEGALTAREKALIALAVANTVQCPYCIDAYTTACLETGSDLEQMTEAVHVATAIRGGAALVHGVQMLDQVKRLTM is encoded by the coding sequence ATGGATCATTATTATCATCGTTCACACCTACCCCGGTTCGGAGAGATTGCTGAGGGAAATCAGGAATTGGCCGACGCATTCTTCACCTACTACAACAAGGTATTTGAGGAAGGAGCCTTAACAGCCAGGGAGAAGGCATTGATTGCCTTGGCAGTGGCCAACACCGTTCAATGCCCATACTGCATTGATGCGTACACGACGGCATGTCTGGAAACGGGTTCGGATTTAGAACAGATGACCGAAGCAGTACATGTGGCGACTGCAATTCGAGGCGGTGCGGCATTGGTGCATGGAGTGCAGATGCTCGACCAGGTGAAGCGCTTAACGATGTAA
- a CDS encoding methyltransferase domain-containing protein, whose translation MLQSDQACCTVKETVREKYDAIARGERDCGCRMVDEFAYQDTPGYQVEADLGLGCGTPVDYADLKPGETVLDLGSGAGLDAMIAAPLVGKKGKVLGVDLAPSMVAKAKENAIAVEMDNTFFQEGDIEDLPIQDASIDVVISNCTLNLVPDKEKAYSEIARVLRPGGRFIISDVVTVGNPDPGLIRKAEEAAGCVAGAAEKDAYLELIAQAGFTEPEVVRFRPLEIINKQDGLASLTIRARRQSQDL comes from the coding sequence ATGTTACAGTCTGATCAAGCATGCTGCACAGTCAAAGAAACTGTGCGTGAAAAGTACGATGCAATTGCCCGGGGGGAGCGGGATTGTGGATGCCGCATGGTGGATGAATTTGCTTATCAGGATACTCCCGGTTACCAGGTAGAGGCTGACTTGGGATTGGGTTGTGGGACTCCGGTGGATTATGCAGACCTGAAACCGGGAGAGACCGTACTCGACTTGGGATCTGGTGCTGGCCTTGATGCAATGATTGCTGCACCACTCGTAGGAAAAAAAGGAAAGGTTCTTGGTGTCGATTTGGCTCCATCCATGGTTGCAAAGGCAAAAGAAAATGCAATTGCTGTGGAAATGGATAATACGTTTTTCCAAGAGGGGGATATTGAGGATCTTCCAATTCAAGATGCTTCCATTGATGTTGTCATCAGCAATTGCACACTGAATCTGGTCCCGGATAAAGAAAAAGCTTACTCGGAGATCGCCCGTGTACTGCGGCCAGGTGGCCGCTTCATCATCTCAGATGTGGTGACGGTTGGGAATCCAGATCCTGGACTGATAAGGAAGGCAGAGGAAGCTGCCGGTTGCGTTGCCGGGGCGGCGGAAAAAGACGCCTATCTGGAATTGATTGCACAGGCAGGATTCACGGAGCCGGAAGTCGTACGCTTCCGGCCTCTTGAAATTATTAACAAGCAGGATGGACTTGCAAGCCTTACCATCCGAGCCCGGCGGCAATCTCAAGACCTCTAA
- a CDS encoding ABC transporter ATP-binding protein, which yields MNKAKGLDRRLLRRIIGYLIPYKHWVILAFCLVLLASFLGPLRPWLIRLAIDHHIVPGELDGLSLLITALLGAIALEGALVYTNAYFTQWIGQQAIYDVRVRVFRHVQRQSLSFFDRTPIGRLITRTTSDVEALADVLSAGIVVIMGDMFKLVFIAAFMFSLNWVLALVTLCVMPFMLLVTLWFKRNVRGQYRETRKQVARLNSFMQEHVTGMLIVQLFGREKVEMERFEKINDEHQTAQLKTVFYHSLFWPAVDIIASTAIGFVLWTGGVSAIGGALTVGILIAFIQYCRQFFEPIRNLSEQFNTLQGAMAGAERIFDVLDNDQSLPDVEVQDPPQRFEGDIVFDDVWFAYKNLDDGTPDWVLRGVSFTISRGQNAAIVGATGSGKTTIISLLMRFYDIQKGQILLDGKDIRTLRIKYLRWRIGLVLQDVFLFSGSICRNISLGNPDISLAQVKQAASAIGADQFIEQLPKQYHHDVGERGVSLSQGQRQLLSFVRVLAHDPDILVLDEATSSIDTETEHIIQHALERVLEGRTSLVIAHRLSTIRHSDTILVLHKGILREQGTHDELVAAGGLYQTLYELQYQEQEKTMEVY from the coding sequence ATGAATAAAGCAAAAGGTCTGGATCGGAGATTATTAAGGCGCATCATCGGATACCTGATACCCTATAAGCATTGGGTAATTCTTGCATTTTGCCTGGTGCTTCTGGCTTCGTTTTTGGGTCCACTCCGCCCGTGGTTGATTCGTTTGGCGATTGACCATCACATTGTCCCCGGCGAACTGGACGGTTTATCTTTATTAATCACTGCCCTGTTGGGAGCGATAGCATTGGAGGGGGCATTGGTGTATACGAATGCGTACTTCACCCAGTGGATTGGGCAGCAGGCGATTTACGATGTGCGTGTACGTGTTTTTCGCCATGTACAGAGGCAATCCCTCTCTTTCTTTGATCGGACGCCCATCGGGCGACTGATCACCCGTACGACATCGGATGTGGAGGCGCTAGCGGATGTACTTTCCGCGGGAATTGTAGTGATTATGGGGGATATGTTCAAACTGGTGTTCATTGCGGCATTCATGTTCAGCCTCAACTGGGTTCTTGCACTGGTTACGTTGTGCGTGATGCCGTTCATGCTGTTGGTGACGCTATGGTTTAAACGAAACGTTCGAGGACAATACCGGGAGACGCGTAAGCAGGTCGCACGTCTGAATTCGTTCATGCAGGAGCATGTAACGGGGATGCTGATTGTACAGCTTTTCGGTCGGGAGAAGGTGGAGATGGAACGTTTTGAAAAAATCAATGATGAGCATCAGACCGCGCAGCTCAAAACAGTCTTTTACCACTCACTCTTTTGGCCTGCGGTGGACATCATTGCATCAACCGCGATAGGATTTGTGCTATGGACAGGTGGGGTCAGTGCAATCGGCGGTGCACTGACCGTTGGGATTCTGATTGCCTTCATTCAATACTGTCGACAATTCTTTGAGCCGATTCGGAATTTATCAGAGCAGTTTAATACGCTTCAAGGTGCGATGGCGGGTGCAGAACGTATTTTCGACGTGCTTGACAATGATCAGTCACTGCCCGATGTGGAAGTGCAGGATCCTCCACAAAGGTTTGAAGGAGATATTGTTTTTGATGATGTCTGGTTTGCCTATAAAAACTTGGATGATGGAACGCCAGATTGGGTATTACGGGGGGTATCGTTTACGATTAGTAGAGGGCAGAATGCAGCAATTGTAGGAGCAACAGGTAGCGGAAAAACAACGATTATCAGCCTCCTCATGCGTTTTTATGATATTCAGAAGGGACAAATCCTTCTGGATGGGAAGGATATCCGTACACTCCGAATCAAGTATCTGCGGTGGCGTATTGGTTTGGTGTTACAGGATGTTTTTCTATTCTCGGGATCGATATGTCGCAATATTTCGCTGGGAAACCCTGATATTTCCCTCGCTCAGGTGAAGCAGGCTGCAAGCGCGATCGGAGCAGATCAATTCATTGAACAGCTTCCGAAACAGTACCACCATGATGTAGGTGAGCGGGGAGTATCCCTTTCACAGGGACAAAGGCAATTACTCTCATTTGTTCGTGTCCTAGCACATGATCCAGATATCTTAGTACTCGACGAAGCGACCTCCAGTATTGATACGGAAACGGAACATATCATCCAACACGCTCTTGAAAGGGTACTGGAAGGGAGGACCTCCTTGGTCATTGCCCATCGACTGTCAACAATCCGTCACTCGGATACCATCCTTGTGCTTCACAAAGGAATTTTAAGAGAGCAGGGAACGCATGACGAATTAGTTGCAGCTGGCGGCCTCTACCAGACGCTCTATGAATTGCAGTATCAGGAGCAGGAAAAGACCATGGAGGTATACTAG
- a CDS encoding ribonuclease Z, giving the protein MSLLCSRMDSMHRCISANYLKKGSKHCSKLMELIPLGTSSATIVQDRGLSAYVLRSRGKVLLFDCGDGTQFRLLKAGIRRSRIRAIFISHLHGDHYLGIFGLLISMSLERREPPLTIVAPRELIDIIGAIPGLRPGEIHFQIQYVVLEEDCKSQEVYRGHGLQVRAAPLDHGRFCVGYRVEKIDGPNQIDGVLAHAHGIDQQEQFQRLAAGHTIQLPDGRTVSPDQVKKRSRGAFAYVTDTRPCEGGLDLAGDADLLVHDATFSQEDTERASSTGHSTARDAALLAKTAGAGKLLLTHFSARYSDVTLLRQEAIAVFYNTEIAEEYREYSIVFEGDTSQTDSPNE; this is encoded by the coding sequence ATGAGTCTCTTATGCAGCAGAATGGACTCTATGCACAGATGTATCAGCGCCAATTACTTGAAGAAAGGCTCGAAGCATTGCAGTAAGTTGATGGAATTAATACCATTGGGGACATCTTCAGCGACGATTGTTCAGGATCGGGGATTATCTGCCTATGTGCTCCGAAGCCGGGGAAAGGTGCTCCTTTTTGATTGTGGGGACGGGACGCAGTTCCGTCTCCTGAAAGCAGGGATTCGTAGGAGTCGTATCCGGGCAATCTTTATTTCGCACTTGCATGGAGATCATTATCTGGGGATTTTTGGGCTCCTGATCTCAATGTCCCTGGAGCGACGCGAGCCCCCACTTACGATCGTAGCTCCCCGGGAGCTTATAGATATCATAGGAGCGATCCCAGGACTTCGACCGGGGGAAATTCATTTTCAAATTCAATACGTAGTACTGGAGGAAGACTGTAAATCGCAAGAAGTCTACCGGGGGCATGGGCTACAGGTCCGTGCTGCGCCATTGGATCACGGCAGATTCTGTGTTGGTTATCGTGTGGAAAAAATAGATGGGCCAAACCAAATTGATGGTGTGTTGGCACATGCGCACGGGATAGATCAGCAAGAACAGTTTCAAAGGCTAGCTGCGGGGCATACTATTCAGCTACCAGATGGGCGAACGGTTTCTCCCGATCAGGTGAAGAAGCGGTCACGGGGAGCCTTCGCATATGTCACTGATACACGTCCATGTGAGGGGGGATTGGATCTTGCCGGGGATGCAGATTTACTGGTGCATGATGCCACGTTCAGTCAGGAGGATACAGAGCGTGCCTCCTCCACCGGGCATAGTACAGCACGTGATGCGGCGTTACTGGCGAAGACAGCTGGTGCAGGTAAGTTGCTACTGACTCATTTCAGTGCCAGATATTCAGACGTGACGCTTCTCAGGCAAGAGGCAATAGCGGTTTTCTATAACACGGAGATTGCGGAAGAATATCGCGAGTATTCTATCGTTTTCGAAGGTGACACATCACAGACCGATTCCCCGAATGAATAA